The following are encoded together in the Candidatus Omnitrophota bacterium genome:
- a CDS encoding DsrE family protein has translation MDKITVILNEGPNTMRSWNGIRLAGGLLDVNIEAEIILFDEAVFCAKKAQNPPEELKGLNLAQKLSELIKLGVKVLVCGSCCEARGLKKEELIEGAEVCCLTDVANAIKTSKQTLVF, from the coding sequence ATGGATAAAATTACAGTTATTTTAAATGAAGGACCAAATACTATGCGTTCATGGAATGGGATACGCCTGGCCGGGGGCCTGTTGGATGTGAATATAGAGGCAGAGATAATTTTGTTCGATGAAGCGGTTTTCTGCGCTAAGAAAGCACAAAATCCTCCGGAGGAATTGAAAGGCTTAAACCTCGCCCAAAAATTATCAGAATTAATCAAGCTGGGCGTTAAAGTCTTGGTTTGCGGAAGTTGCTGTGAAGCAAGAGGACTGAAAAAGGAAGAGTTAATCGAAGGTGCCGAAGTCTGTTGCCTGACAGATGTTGCCAATGCCATAAAAACAAGCAAACAAACGCTGGTATTTTAG
- a CDS encoding methyltransferase domain-containing protein, translating into MLNINPDEIKKLVKNKYSEVSKNPCGVFNFPVGKMFALKVGYPKEVLDKLPSSLTESFTGANNPQSFIELKKGEVVLDLGCGAGLDLYFYAKAVGEKGKAYGLDISEDMMNKAKRNMELAGIKNTEISVGESDNLSFNDNFFDVVASNGIYNLSPDKEAVMKEVYRVLKPGGRTVFCEIVLKELLSEEERKSHSDWFRCIGGALVEKDFLALMEKTGFKNIEVISKCRNARTGHLLALCANIKAYKI; encoded by the coding sequence ATGCTCAATATAAACCCGGATGAAATCAAGAAATTAGTTAAGAATAAATATAGCGAAGTATCAAAAAACCCTTGTGGTGTATTTAATTTTCCGGTAGGCAAAATGTTTGCCTTAAAAGTAGGCTATCCTAAAGAGGTATTGGATAAATTGCCCTCTTCCCTGACCGAATCCTTTACCGGAGCGAATAACCCCCAATCCTTTATAGAATTAAAAAAAGGAGAGGTGGTCTTAGATCTGGGTTGTGGAGCAGGGTTGGATCTTTACTTTTATGCCAAGGCCGTCGGAGAAAAGGGCAAAGCTTATGGCCTCGACATCTCAGAAGATATGATGAACAAGGCAAAACGAAACATGGAACTGGCAGGGATAAAGAACACGGAAATTTCTGTAGGTGAATCCGACAATCTCTCCTTTAACGATAATTTTTTTGACGTCGTTGCCAGTAACGGCATATATAACCTTTCTCCTGATAAAGAAGCAGTGATGAAAGAAGTTTACCGCGTATTAAAACCGGGAGGCCGGACTGTATTTTGTGAGATTGTTTTAAAAGAGCTTTTGTCGGAAGAGGAAAGAAAAAGTCACAGCGATTGGTTCAGGTGCATCGGAGGCGCGTTAGTGGAAAAGGACTTCCTGGCTCTTATGGAGAAAACGGGATTCAAGAACATAGAAGTCATCTCTAAATGCCGCAATGCCAGAACAGGTCACCTATTAGCCCTTTGCGCTAACATCAAGGCTTATAAGATATAA
- a CDS encoding DUF4172 domain-containing protein translates to MKYIWERKNWFDFKYDNAVLLKPLSELRVLQGKLLGRLASLDIKLETEAQGAILVEETVRTAEIEGQKLNRDEVRSSVAVKLGLPYGVGPHNRNIDGLVDVLLDAVRFHDKPLTLERLNGWHAALFPTGYSGLRKIKTGKPRGDELMQIVSGPAGKEKVHFEALPRDRLDEEMRLFLKWWNSSQGSSDGILRAAVAHLRFLTIHPYEDGNGRLARAITDMALAQDEKMRVRFYSVSSQVMRSRNEYYNILEGVQRCRIEPTEWFLWFIKCITMSIEDSRDIIANVFMKIDFWNQHAQDELNDRQKKIINRMLELGPGNFTDGLTTRKYVSITKASRATAFREISDMLDKKILHQLSGKGRSVHYDLIWPQVGK, encoded by the coding sequence ATGAAGTATATTTGGGAACGCAAAAACTGGTTTGATTTCAAATATGACAACGCGGTTTTACTTAAACCATTAAGTGAACTACGTGTATTACAAGGTAAGCTATTAGGGCGCCTTGCGTCTTTGGACATCAAGCTTGAAACTGAGGCCCAAGGTGCTATTCTAGTTGAAGAAACCGTTCGTACCGCAGAAATCGAAGGGCAAAAGCTAAATCGTGATGAAGTCCGATCATCGGTAGCTGTGAAGCTTGGCCTACCGTATGGCGTAGGTCCACATAATAGGAATATTGACGGCCTCGTAGATGTTTTACTGGACGCCGTTCGTTTTCACGATAAACCTCTAACGCTCGAACGGCTTAATGGCTGGCACGCAGCATTGTTCCCTACAGGTTATTCCGGATTAAGAAAGATTAAAACCGGTAAGCCAAGAGGCGATGAGCTTATGCAAATAGTGTCCGGTCCTGCCGGTAAGGAAAAAGTACATTTTGAGGCATTGCCAAGAGATCGCCTCGATGAGGAGATGCGACTTTTCCTAAAATGGTGGAATTCATCTCAAGGTAGCTCTGACGGCATACTGCGTGCCGCTGTTGCTCATCTGCGTTTTTTAACGATCCATCCTTATGAAGATGGCAATGGGCGACTTGCACGGGCTATAACAGATATGGCGTTAGCGCAGGATGAAAAGATGAGGGTGAGGTTTTACAGCGTCTCTTCCCAGGTTATGCGTTCGAGAAATGAATACTATAATATCCTCGAAGGTGTACAACGTTGCCGTATTGAGCCAACAGAATGGTTTTTGTGGTTTATTAAATGTATTACTATGTCTATCGAGGATTCACGCGATATCATAGCAAATGTCTTTATGAAGATCGATTTCTGGAACCAGCACGCCCAAGATGAGCTTAATGATAGGCAGAAGAAGATTATCAATCGTATGTTGGAGCTAGGTCCGGGTAATTTTACCGACGGGCTGACGACGCGAAAATATGTAAGTATAACAAAAGCAAGCCGTGCTACGGCATTCCGTGAGATTTCAGATATGCTAGATAAAAAGATACTACACCAATTGTCCGGCAAGGGCCGCAGTGTTCACTATGATTTAATCTGGCCGCAGGTAGGGAAGTAG
- a CDS encoding metalloregulator ArsR/SmtB family transcription factor: MISDYKKESEILKALAHPIRLKMVEGLMHNECNVKKIVKALRIPQSTASQHLALLKAKGIVQMRKEGVKTCYRVLDAKISELIKILGK, translated from the coding sequence ATGATTTCCGATTATAAAAAAGAAAGCGAGATCTTAAAAGCGCTGGCCCATCCGATACGCCTTAAGATGGTAGAAGGCTTAATGCATAATGAGTGCAATGTAAAAAAAATAGTAAAAGCTTTAAGGATCCCGCAGTCCACAGCCTCGCAGCATCTGGCACTCCTTAAGGCCAAGGGAATAGTCCAGATGAGAAAAGAAGGCGTTAAGACGTGTTATCGTGTCCTTGATGCCAAGATCTCCGAACTGATAAAAATATTGGGTAAATAA
- a CDS encoding C-GCAxxG-C-C family (seleno)protein: MSVAKAKAYYTDRSGPKKLNCAQVVIAAFREKFDLDENTVHLFASFGSGRAPEGECGALYAAKFILDKNYQDKTEECRNIFMSKAGSIKCKEIRRLKKLSCIGCVETAAGFLDKAGKSW; encoded by the coding sequence ATGAGTGTTGCGAAAGCGAAAGCATATTATACTGATAGAAGCGGTCCTAAGAAACTGAATTGCGCCCAGGTGGTAATAGCGGCGTTCAGGGAGAAATTCGATTTAGATGAAAATACTGTTCATCTATTTGCGTCTTTTGGCAGCGGCAGAGCTCCGGAAGGCGAATGCGGAGCTCTATACGCCGCAAAATTTATTTTAGACAAGAATTATCAGGATAAAACAGAAGAATGCCGTAATATATTCATGTCTAAAGCAGGTTCTATAAAGTGCAAGGAGATAAGACGGCTTAAGAAGCTTTCGTGTATCGGTTGTGTCGAAACGGCGGCGGGTTTTCTTGATAAGGCCGGCAAAAGTTGGTAA
- a CDS encoding nitronate monooxygenase family protein, whose product MINTLKPLLIGDLEVKVPIVQGGMGVQVSTASLASAVANCGGAGTIASVGLAYGIDEQGREFVEASNEALSNEIREAKRLTRGVVGVNIMVALSNFEDLVRTAAKEHTDFIVSGAGLPLKLPEYTEGSSTKLIPIVSSARAADLIIKTWKKRYNILPAAIVVEGSMAGGHIGFKLADLLGHTEERVEDLFTSVLKMASGYEKEYNAHIPVIPAGGIFDGKDMARFLNMGAGAVQMATRFVTTFECSVSEKFKSKYLEAGSDDVIIIDSPVGMPARAIKNRFTDRLISGERVPFNCRYKCLRTCDPATAPYCIAKALCNAAQGDIDNAVVFAGSNVSRVKKIVSVKELVDEIAGEALRELNNEKRQ is encoded by the coding sequence ATGATTAATACGTTAAAGCCGCTTTTAATAGGTGATCTTGAAGTCAAGGTGCCTATCGTCCAGGGAGGCATGGGAGTCCAGGTGTCGACTGCGTCTCTGGCAAGCGCAGTAGCCAATTGCGGCGGCGCAGGAACTATTGCCAGTGTTGGATTAGCATATGGCATAGATGAACAAGGAAGAGAATTTGTTGAGGCTTCTAATGAAGCCCTTAGCAATGAGATAAGAGAAGCAAAGCGATTGACCCGAGGCGTTGTTGGGGTCAACATCATGGTAGCATTGAGCAACTTTGAGGATCTTGTAAGGACCGCTGCTAAAGAACATACGGATTTCATCGTATCGGGGGCGGGATTACCTCTAAAACTGCCGGAGTACACTGAAGGGTCATCCACGAAACTTATTCCTATAGTTTCATCGGCGCGGGCAGCCGACCTAATCATCAAGACCTGGAAAAAACGGTACAATATATTGCCCGCCGCGATTGTGGTAGAGGGTTCTATGGCAGGCGGACATATAGGATTCAAGCTTGCCGATTTACTCGGACATACGGAAGAGCGGGTTGAGGATCTGTTTACTTCGGTCTTAAAGATGGCAAGTGGATACGAAAAAGAATATAACGCGCACATACCGGTAATCCCTGCGGGCGGTATTTTTGATGGCAAAGACATGGCGCGATTTTTAAATATGGGAGCCGGGGCAGTCCAGATGGCTACGCGCTTTGTCACGACTTTTGAGTGTTCGGTTTCAGAAAAATTTAAATCTAAGTACCTGGAAGCCGGTAGTGATGACGTCATCATAATCGACAGCCCTGTCGGGATGCCTGCCAGGGCAATTAAAAACCGCTTCACGGACAGACTTATTTCCGGCGAAAGGGTTCCATTCAATTGCCGCTATAAATGTCTTAGGACATGCGATCCGGCAACCGCGCCATACTGTATCGCCAAAGCCCTTTGTAACGCGGCGCAGGGCGACATAGATAATGCTGTTGTTTTTGCCGGTAGTAATGTATCGAGAGTTAAAAAAATCGTATCGGTAAAAGAGCTGGTGGATGAAATTGCAGGCGAGGCGCTGCGTGAACTAAATAATGAAAAGAGGCAATAA
- a CDS encoding DNA-directed RNA polymerase — MGYQGGGGFGSGPREMHKATCADCKKECEVPFKPREDRPVYCKDCFSKRKNSGR; from the coding sequence ATGGGGTATCAAGGCGGCGGTGGATTCGGTTCAGGTCCAAGAGAGATGCATAAAGCGACCTGCGCAGATTGCAAGAAAGAATGTGAAGTGCCGTTTAAGCCAAGAGAAGATCGTCCGGTATATTGCAAGGATTGTTTCTCTAAACGCAAGAATAGCGGGCGTTAA
- a CDS encoding rubrerythrin family protein has product MLKSIKGTKTEKNLLKAFAGESQARNRYTYFASAAKKEGFEQIANIFTETAENEKEHAKVFFKHLEGGDVEITATYPAGAIKDTKTNLGEAAAGENLEWTTLYSDFAKIAKDEGFPEVARSFEQIAKVEKFHESRYRKLINNIANKEIFGKKVSVKWHCINCGYVTEGSEAPKECPACKHPQSYYEVLAENF; this is encoded by the coding sequence ATGTTAAAATCGATTAAAGGCACCAAGACAGAGAAAAATCTATTAAAAGCGTTTGCTGGTGAATCGCAGGCAAGAAACAGGTACACATATTTCGCCTCAGCCGCGAAGAAAGAAGGTTTTGAACAGATAGCAAACATATTTACCGAGACAGCCGAGAATGAGAAGGAGCATGCCAAGGTATTTTTTAAGCATCTTGAAGGCGGCGACGTCGAAATAACGGCTACGTATCCCGCAGGCGCGATAAAAGACACAAAAACAAACCTTGGGGAGGCAGCCGCCGGAGAGAATTTAGAATGGACAACGCTATACTCAGATTTTGCGAAGATAGCCAAGGATGAGGGTTTCCCGGAAGTGGCAAGGTCATTTGAGCAGATTGCGAAAGTTGAGAAATTTCACGAGTCGCGATATAGGAAGTTGATCAATAACATAGCGAATAAAGAAATCTTCGGCAAGAAGGTGTCAGTGAAGTGGCACTGTATAAATTGCGGATATGTAACTGAGGGTAGCGAAGCGCCGAAGGAATGTCCGGCCTGCAAGCATCCGCAAAGCTACTATGAGGTTTTGGCTGAAAACTTTTGA
- a CDS encoding 4Fe-4S cluster-binding domain-containing protein — translation MKKLRFKPSEILFSLTGRCNLTCSHCAVKKGRSSLNTKTAIKFINACADFGIKRVGFTGGEPFLATGSLSNIIKEAIHRNISFNRIMTNAVWFGTKNELTVKLKKIFDAGYDGDICVSVDAFHRQDLKKVALFIETAIDIFNRPDIVSIAAVIGAKDGQTRKILARLAHVLKAHIKFSSPKNASIRRAGLFIKIFYLDLSAVGKAAKLKDLWDGKWFKDDFCRGPGNAFFVLADGTVKPCCGYANDSDILTIGSIKTDTPKKLLGNAGKNRFVSAIFGKGLHSIRRSLEKNGARFPGKTRNHCFFCHYLLTNFAQKFSAKTS, via the coding sequence ATGAAGAAGCTTCGATTTAAGCCCAGTGAAATTTTATTTTCACTAACAGGCCGGTGCAACCTCACCTGCTCCCATTGTGCTGTCAAAAAAGGACGATCTTCCCTAAATACCAAAACCGCCATAAAATTTATTAACGCTTGCGCAGATTTCGGAATCAAGCGTGTCGGATTTACAGGCGGCGAACCTTTCCTCGCAACAGGCTCATTAAGTAATATCATAAAAGAAGCTATACACCGAAATATATCTTTTAACCGCATAATGACAAACGCTGTATGGTTTGGCACAAAAAATGAGTTAACCGTAAAGCTTAAGAAAATATTCGACGCTGGCTATGATGGCGATATATGCGTCAGCGTTGACGCATTCCACCGCCAGGACCTTAAGAAAGTTGCTCTATTCATAGAAACGGCAATAGATATATTTAACCGGCCTGACATAGTGTCTATTGCCGCGGTAATAGGCGCGAAAGATGGCCAAACTCGCAAGATTTTAGCACGGCTGGCGCACGTCTTAAAGGCCCATATAAAATTTAGTTCACCAAAAAATGCGTCTATAAGAAGAGCTGGATTATTTATAAAAATATTTTATCTTGATCTGTCTGCCGTAGGAAAAGCCGCGAAATTAAAAGACCTATGGGATGGAAAATGGTTCAAGGATGACTTTTGCCGTGGGCCGGGAAACGCATTCTTTGTGCTTGCGGATGGAACGGTAAAGCCGTGCTGCGGGTACGCAAACGATTCGGATATACTTACAATAGGCTCCATTAAAACAGATACTCCGAAAAAACTTCTTGGTAACGCCGGGAAAAATAGATTTGTATCGGCAATATTCGGCAAGGGGCTACATTCTATAAGACGCTCTCTTGAAAAAAATGGCGCGCGCTTCCCCGGCAAGACCCGGAACCATTGTTTCTTCTGCCACTACCTATTAACTAACTTCGCTCAAAAGTTTTCAGCCAAAACCTCATAG
- a CDS encoding radical SAM protein, which yields MNARPKIINTPFNYYFGVFLNLNCSLPCEYCVQKITLPDVQIAHYPIVSGAKWVEALNSVAGRTKKRFFRFPKKKKISITGGEPTLHPDFVYILNNLDNDWKITVTSNFTSPFFDKGIKQLKAIRRRRSLKFNASYHFMYTPIEKFIENVQKVKKAGHMVHSLFIVAHPAHMEKIEECRQKLLKIHPVVKLQRFFGRHEGKLYPCEDAYNVVCEQEDGIRNYEAYREGFNQKGKQDIYCRMRKVLFAPNGDIYNCHYKLYTAHKDKFGNIFNEDVYIIMPEEFFLCHDYGFCNPCDSEGHSFKRLDGSQVNIGEKPAVRT from the coding sequence ATGAATGCAAGGCCAAAGATAATAAACACCCCGTTTAATTATTACTTCGGGGTATTTTTGAATTTAAACTGCAGCCTGCCGTGTGAATACTGTGTGCAGAAGATAACCCTGCCGGATGTGCAGATTGCCCATTATCCGATAGTGTCAGGCGCTAAGTGGGTAGAGGCCCTTAATAGCGTAGCGGGCAGGACAAAGAAGCGGTTTTTCAGGTTTCCGAAGAAAAAGAAGATATCTATTACGGGCGGAGAGCCGACCCTGCACCCCGATTTTGTGTATATACTCAATAATCTGGATAATGACTGGAAGATCACGGTCACGTCAAATTTTACATCGCCGTTTTTTGACAAAGGCATAAAGCAGTTAAAAGCCATCAGAAGAAGGCGAAGCCTGAAATTCAATGCCTCGTACCATTTTATGTATACGCCTATAGAAAAATTCATAGAAAATGTGCAGAAAGTAAAAAAGGCGGGGCATATGGTGCACAGCCTTTTCATAGTGGCTCACCCGGCGCATATGGAAAAGATAGAGGAGTGCAGGCAGAAATTATTGAAGATCCATCCTGTGGTGAAGCTGCAGAGATTTTTTGGCCGGCACGAAGGCAAATTATATCCCTGTGAAGATGCCTATAATGTTGTTTGCGAACAGGAAGACGGCATAAGAAACTACGAAGCTTACAGGGAGGGGTTTAATCAGAAGGGTAAGCAGGATATATACTGCAGGATGAGAAAAGTTCTTTTCGCGCCGAACGGCGATATATATAATTGCCATTATAAGCTTTACACGGCCCACAAAGATAAGTTTGGGAATATCTTTAATGAAGATGTTTACATAATAATGCCGGAAGAGTTCTTTTTGTGCCACGATTATGGTTTTTGCAATCCCTGCGATTCCGAAGGGCACTCTTTCAAAAGACTGGATGGCAGCCAAGTCAACATAGGCGAAAAACCGGCAGTACGCACCTAA